GCACAAAGCGGGAACACATCTGGATCCCCATACACACCCACCACTCCTGGTGTAGCCCAGCATCCAACGTCGATCATCAGACAAAGCAACACACCACAGAAACAGCTGCTCACCAGACGGCAGGGCCGGTTAGGAAGGAAGTACAGTATAAACAACTGCTTGGGGCTGCAGGAAAGCAGCTTCTCCCAATATGAGTGTGGACTGCCACACAGTCAGGAAACTATAGGCCCCTTGGCTCTGTGTGGTATCCAAATTGTCTTCCAAGGGAGTGAACTGCTAAATCCTTCTCCAGAGGGCTACTGCCTTGATATAGCATACGTCAGTAGACCATTGCAATACAGCTCAAAGGTAATCCATTTTGTAAACAGAACCAGAAACAAGAGGCTGTAGCTGAAGTACACCGACAAGCCACTCCCATTCAAATGGACATTGGAGTCTGAGGCTGGACTGGGGGCTATGTGGGTCAATGGAGTCTGACCccacacagagaaacagtgagctcctggaaaACAGTGAAAGCCTTCCTCACCAACGAGCCTGAGAACCTGGATTCAGCAGTTAAACTGAGGTTAAAAGGGGGGAACTAAACGGACCCAGATGTGGGGTGATAACGATGACAGACAGTTTCCAGAGAGAGGGAATAGAATAGGAAGTGGTTCAGGGTGGCCTCAGATGTTTACCAGGCAGTGTGCTCCACATTACTGGCTCCATCTACACACAAACAACGGCACATGAACACATGGATTGTCGGTACCGTTTGCATGCCCCCACCGGACTGACCACCTCACGTGTATGCTGTGTCAGTCACTAGGCCGCACCCCCTGTCTGCAGGCATGTGACCCTCTAAAAGTGTCCAACAGCACCCCTGGCATCACAGACCCACTGACAACCGCACCAACACAACGAGGACCAGTGTGCTACTCACACTGACATCACAACAGGGTCACCGACCAAGCGTCACTGTCACCTAGGATTTCCTGAGTTGTCCAGGTTACTTCCTGTATACTGCGGAGAAGTGGGGGTGGTAGCATGGGCTGCATGAAAGGGCCATATGGAGGGTATTTCCACCCTCGCGTGGGAAACATTGAGGATCCTTGGAGCCACATGTTTTCCATTAggggagttggggggggggcagtgcaGGGTTGGAAAAGTGCTCCTCTAAACAGTGAGTGACTAACAGCATAAggagaaatatacaaatatatgatcatatttcttcccttttttccccttctctcATTCCTTTCGGTAAAAatgaatccccccccccccaaaccttTGGCCTTTCGTATATTGCagcttcctgtctctctccatctcattcCCATTTTCTATGCATTTCTAATTTTTGTGTCTTGTGGTTTATTCCAACTCTTTTCACATATAAGCTCCTCATAGGTATTCTTCTGCCAGCGCTGCAGCTCGTGgttcaaaatggctgccatgCCTCGCTGAAGCGTGTGCTGCTGTGAACGGTGGATGAGGCTTGCAGGAacatctcctcctcccctccccgcGTGCTCCTCCTTTCTCTGACTGCCTGCTCCTGCCTCACCCACCCCGTGTCCTCAGACTTTCTCTGCATCAAatcttccacctctcctttcATACCAGTCCTCagtctcctctctccacccGTGCCTCTGTCTCTCCGCAGTTCATAGACAGCTTATGGAAGGGTGAGGTATCTAGGTCAGTGATATATAGTACTCTGTGTGCGTGAGAGAAAAAACCCTCCGCAGTGATGCATGTCTCTCCACAGCCCAGCCCTTCTTCTGTGTGATTGACCCGTTCACTGGAACAGCCATACGTCTTTGCACGCTGTCCCAAAATGTGAGgtttctgaaataaatgtttcatttgttgCAACAGGGGTTATCCTCCGCAACATAACATAGGTAATGTAGCATTGCAGGAATTGCGTAGGCCTACATATTTAACTAACTTGGAAAACGTGATTACGTTCAGAATGAACTTATCAGCGGTGCTATTActttcaatatcaacatatgcCAGTGATATCGGTCCTTAATGAGTTGCGATTAAGTTATAGACGTATTAATAATAGTTAAATAGAGTAGCTGTGAGCGGCGTTTCCACAAATGACTTTCAATCCCATGGTTACGAGTTCGATTCCAGCAAGTTGTGAAACAAATCTggaattgtgttgtttagacagacatctttctgtttttgtaacctCACCCAAACCTCACCCAAACCTCAATGCTGTGATGCCTTACCTTAACCTAACGCTACCCATATTCTTAACCTTTACGCCAGTACCGTCATGTCTAACCGTAACCCTAAGTTTTTTATTGTTCATAACCAAATTTAATTAGCAACATAAACATCATTAAGGACCAATTGCACTGGGGATATGCAGACAGCTAACGTAAGTGTAGGCCTAccgatttatgttcatactgaaaaGTTGTGGCAGTTTACGAACTAGTTCTTAATGGACGTAATTCTTGAGAGGAATGGTTGCTTTAGAAGGAAACAAAAGCTAAACTCTGGTGTTGTCAGCTCTACGCCTTTCCAACGTGGCTACACTGGACCCGGTAGTGGCACTTAGCACCAAATATGATTAAATAAACCGTTcagatttgaaataaatgtgttatattACTAAGGATAACCAACTGTACTTGTTAGCCAGTTAAATATTCGTAGTTGAATTCACAGGTAGTTAGCGCtcacctgtgtttctgacaTGTCATTGGTCAGTTCCTCCCTCCGCGCGTGTGGGAGTGTCTGAGTTCCTTCCAAACCAATAATGCTCTGATCGTCAGGTCTGACGCATTTGGTATCACTCTTTCTGGAGTCCGTGGTTCTACACACCTCGTAATTATACACATGTCTCATAGTCCCTGTACCCCCTACATCTGCATAAAGGGGCGGATAATATGGAATAACAGGGAGATTTCCGTTAGATTTGTAGAACATGCGTTCACGTCTCCATCTGTAGCATTTCACGGAAATGATGGCTATGATTGACAGGATAAAGAGAAATGAGACTACACTCAAAGCCAAGACTAAGTAGAAAGTCAGGCTGTCATTGTACTCCTTGTCGTGCGTAAAGTCAGTGAACTCCGAGAGCACTTCAGGGAAACTGTCCGCCACCGCCACGTTAACATTGACTGTAGCTGAACGAGAGGGCTGTCCGTTGTCCTCCACTACAACAGTGAGCCTTTGTTTCACAGCATCTTTATCCGTTACTTGGCGTATAGTTCTTATTTCTCCATTCTGTAAGCCCACTTCAAACAATGCCCTGTCTGTCGTTTTCTGAAGTTTATATGAGAGCCAGGCGTTCTGTCCAGAGTCCACATCAACAGCCACCACTTTAGTGACAAGATAGCCCACATCTGCTGAACGAGGCACCATTTCAGCCACCAGAGTGTTGCTAGTCTGCACAGGATACAAAACCTGAGGTGCGTTGTCATTCTGGTCCTGGATCATTATTTTCACAGTCACATTGCTACTGAGTGGAGGGGAGCCTCCATCTTGCGCTTTTACGCAAATAATAAACTCTTTAATTTGCTCATAATCGAAAGAATGCACAGCAAGAATCACCCCACTCTCTGCATTTACTGATACGTACGCAGACGACGACACTCCGTTCACCTGAGTTTCGTCGAGAAAATATGAAATTCGCGCATTGTTTCCAGAGTCTTTGTCACTAGCCTTAACAGAAAAGACTGACACACCAGGCGAGTTATTCTCGATAACATAAGCTACATATAACTGCCGTTGAAACACGGGTGCGTTGTCGTTCACGTCTGATATTTTCAGTCTAAATGTCTTATTGGTAGAGAAATACGGAGATCCCTCGTCTGTGGCTGTTATTGTTATGTTATATTCAGACTGAACTTCGCGGTCCAAATCCTGATCAGACACTAAACTGTAGAAATTGGTAGAGGATGATTTTATTCGAAAAGGGAAATCTGGATTTATTGAACACTTCACCTGACCGTTTTTACCTGAGTCTAAATCTTTGATATTAAGCATAGCTATGACTGTCTCCGGGGCAGAGTCCTCGGGAATGGGATTGGAGAATGACATTATGTTAATAACAGGAGTATTGTCGTTAACGTCAGTCATTTCAATAAGGACTTTAATAGTATCTGTTAAACCTCCTTTGTCTATCGCTTCCACGTCAATCTCATAATTTTGAAATTTCTCATAATCTAACATACCATTAACTAAAATATCGCCAGATGAATTGTCAATAATAAATACGTCTGATGAGTAACTACCAGTACTTCGGGAAAAAGAATATCTCACCTCGCCATTTGTTCCTTTATCTGCATCAGTTGCACTGACTCTCAAAACAGTGGTGCCCTTCGACGCATTTTCGGGTAAGGTTACTCTATACACCGACTGACTAAAGACAGGGGCATTGTCGTTTGCATCTAACACGATAACACTTATTTTGACACAGCCAGATCTCTGAGGGCTTCCCCCATCATAAGCAGTTAAGGTTAATTTGTGCTCTTCCTGCTTTTCTCTATCAAGTGGGGTCTGCAAAACCATTTCGACATATTTTGTTCCATCAGAACGAGATAAGGTATTCAATTTGAAGTGATCGGTTGGATTCAGTTTGTATGTTTGGAGAGTATTTAGGTCCACATCTGTGTCTTTAGCACTATCTAAAGAGAATCGAGCACCCGGAGTTGCAGATTCACTTATCTCAAATTTGATTTCCTTTCTCTCAAAGGTGGGAGCATTGTCGTTAATATCTAATATTTCCACATCAATCCGATGCAGCTCCATTGGATTTTCAACGATTATCTGGAAATGCAGTGTGCAGGGAGATCTTTGAGCGCACAGCTCCTCTCTATCTATCCTTTCTTTCACCACCAGCGTCCCTTTATCTGAATTCAGACCGATGTACCCACTACTGTCCTCCGTAAAGATCCGAGCTCGACCAGTTTTAAATCGTTTTACATCCAAACCCAGATCCTGAACGATATTTCCTACGACCGAACCCTTCGCCATCTCCTCTGGGATGGAATAACGGACCTGGGCTTGCGCGACTCCTGCGCAGCAAAGACAAACGAACAGACCCGTCCATAGCTGCCATGTCCATATCCGTAAACTGTGTTTCTCTCCACCACCACAACAAAGAACGTCCATATTCAGACCACTCAGCGTGAAAAGAAAACGACGATAAATACCAAATGGCTCCACAATATGGAATATTGTGACCCCAAAACGTCCCTCTCGACTGTGTGGGCTGGTTCACCTAATTAGATGTAATAATTAGGTTGAACAGTCCGCTATGGTGCTTCTGAGGCAAAAAATAGTGTGTCAGGGCGTATATACGCTATGGGTCTTAGCTATCATCACATTAACCAACAGCGGCGCTTAGAGGCCTGAACTGATGTGGGAAAAATATTTGTAGAAATATGTAATGATCAGTTTAAGACAGAAAGGAAATGatgaaacataaaatgtacaaatcatGCCACCTTCCTGGCAGTTTGTTATTTAAAAACGTTTTTTATGTTTAtggtataaaaatgtaatttctaaatAGAATAATGAAAAATCTGATAGTGGAAACAGCAGAAGCCAAGGAGATTAAGTATCCTATAAACTCAACTGTTAGCgcaattgaaaacaaatgatgaTATGATTAGAGTCTTACCTGGTTTTCAACATCATTGACGAGTTTTTCTCTCTGCAGGTGCAGAAGGGTCTGAGTTCCGCCCAGACTAAGGATACTATGACTGTCAGTTCTAACGTGTTTCACATCGTTTTTTCTGGAATCCGTGGTTCCACACACCTCGTAATTACACATATGTCTCAGCGTCCCTGTACCTCCTACGTCTGCGTAAAGGGGTGGATAATATGGAATAACTGGGAGATTTCCGTTGGATTTGTAAAACAAGCGTTCACGCCTCCATCTGTAGCATTTCACGGAGACTATGGCTATGATTGACATGATAAAGAGAAAAGAGACTACAGTCAAAGCCAAGACTAAGTAAAAAGTCAGGTTGTCATTGTACTCCTTGTCATGCGTAAAGTCAGTGAACTCCGAGAGAACTTCAGGGAAACTGTCCGCCACCGCCACGTTAACATTGACTGTAGCTGAACGAGAGGGCAGCCCGTTGTCCTCCACTACAACAGTGAGTCTTTGTTTCACAGCATCTTTATCGTTAATTTGACGTATAGTTCTTATTTC
The window above is part of the Esox lucius isolate fEsoLuc1 chromosome 4, fEsoLuc1.pri, whole genome shotgun sequence genome. Proteins encoded here:
- the LOC106024272 gene encoding protocadherin gamma-A11 isoform X9, which translates into the protein MDVLCCGGGEKHSLRIWTWQLWTGLFVCLCCAGVAQAQVRYSIPEEMAKGSVVGNIVQDLGLDVKRFKTGRARIFTEDSSGYIGLNSDKGTLVVKERIDREELCAQRSPCTLHFQIIVENPMELHRIDVEILDINDNAPTFERKEIKFEISESATPGARFSLDSAKDTDVDLNTLQTYKLNPTDHFKLNTLSRSDGTKYVEMVLQTPLDREKQEEHKLTLTAYDGGSPQRSGCVKISVIVLDANDNAPVFSQSVYRVTLPENASKGTTVLRVSATDADKGTNGEVRYSFSRSTGSYSSDVFIIDNSSGDILVNGMLDYEKFQNYEIDVEAIDKGGLTDTIKVLIEMTDVNDNTPVINIMSFSNPIPEDSAPETVIAMLNIKDLDSGKNGQVKCSINPDFPFRIKSSSTNFYSLVSDQDLDREVQSEYNITITATDEGSPYFSTNKTFRLKISDVNDNAPVFQRQLYVAYVIENNSPGVSVFSVKASDKDSGNNARISYFLDETQVNGVSSSAYVSVNAESGVILAVHSFDYEQIKEFIICVKAQDGGSPPLSSNVTVKIMIQDQNDNAPQVLYPVQTSNTLVAEMVPRSADVGYLVTKVVAVDVDSGQNAWLSYKLQKTTDRALFEVGLQNGEIRTIRQVTDKDAVKQRLTVVVEDNGQPSRSATVNVNVAVADSFPEVLSEFTDFTHDKEYNDSLTFYLVLALSVVSFLFILSIIAIISVKCYRWRRERMFYKSNGNLPVIPYYPPLYADVGGTGTMRHVYNYEVCRTTDSRKSDTKCVRPDDQSIIGLEGTQTLPHARREELTNDMSETQQKPPNTDWRFNQGQRPGPSGPYHYHGDHIRWTSKRGIRAGGPPEMTMGTGPWPNPPTEAEQLQALMAAANEVSEATATLGPGTMGLSTRYSPQFTLQHVPDYRQNVYIPGSTATLTSNPQQQQQQQQQQQQMAAQQQALQAPPEASSQPEAPKAAQTPASKKKSTKKEKK